Part of the Flagellimonas eckloniae genome, CTTTAGAGGAATAAGCCCATCCATAATTTCCATTAAGGCCAACACCGGGGATATTGCCGCTCTTTTAAAAGATATTGAAGAGAAATGGGATGTGTTTTCACCAAACATGGCGGTGCGCTATAGCTTTATGAACGATTCCTTTGCCAAAATGTATGACAATGTGAGTAGAATACGAACCATTTTTCTCTCATTTTCCATTCTGGCAATTCTCGTGGCCTGTCTTGGTCTTTTTGCACTGTCAGCATTTATGGTGGAACAACGGAAAAAGGAAATCAGCATTCGTATGGTACTTGGAGCATCCTTCAAAAATATCTATAGCTTGTTGAGTGTTAATTTCTTAAAACTTGTTGGTGTATCTATTATCATGGCCATTCCTGTAGGATGGTATGTGATGAGTCGTTGGCTTGAAGATTTTGCATACCGGATATCCTTGGATTGGACCATGTTTGTGGTTGCCGGTATAATTGCACTAATCATCGCCATTTTCACTATTAGTTATCAATCCATTAGTGCAGCATTGATTCAACCCTTAAAAAGTTTACGTACAGAATAATCATATCAAAAAAACAAAATCATGTTAACGAATTATTTCAAAATTGCATGGAGAAATCTAACCAAGAACAAAGGGTATACCACTATAAATATTGGTGGCCTGGCATTGGGCATGGCTGTAACTACTATTATAGGCCTTTGGGTAGAAGATGAGCTTTCCTATAATGACCACTTCGAGCAAAAAGACAAGGTTGCCCAAGTTTGGCAATCGCAAACCTTCAATGGCAACGTGGGCACCGGCACAGCAATACCCTTGCCATTGGCACCTGCATTGAAAGAAAGCTATGGGGACTATTTTGAGGAATTGATGATGGCTTCGTGGACATTTGATGCCTACCTAAAGTATGGCGAAAAGAGTATTTCAAGGCCTGGAAACCGTATGCAGCCCAATGCCCCAAAAATGTTGGAATTACAAATTTTAAAAGGAGAAAAGGACGGTCTTCGCGAAATCAACTCCATAATGCTTTCCTTATCTACTGCAGATGCTCTTTTTGGGGAAGAAGATCCTATTGGGAAAGTTGTAAAGCTCAGTAACGAGTATGATATGATGGTTACAGGTGTTTACAAGGATATACCCGTTAACAATTCCTTCCATAACACCGATTATATTGTCCCTTGGGACCATTACGTGGCCAATGCCGAATGGATCAAAAACTCCTTGGATAATTGGGGTAATAATTCCTTTCAATTATTTGTCAAAATAAGTGATAATGTAACATTCGAACAGGTTACCAAAGCCATAATTGATATTAAGAAAAATGCTGATGAGGAAATTGCACAGTATGATCCAAAAATTTTCTTGTTGTCTATGGAGGATTGGTATTTGCGCAGCAGATTTGAAGATGGTATTCAAAAAGGGGGCAGAATTACTTATGTATGGCTTTTTTCCATTATCGGAATTTTTGTGTTGTTGTTGGCATGTATCAACTTTATGAACCTGAGCACGGCACGCTCAGAAAAGAGGTCAAAGGAAGTTGGTATCCGTAAATCTATTGGTTCTCAGCGAGGACACTTGATCAACCAGTTTTTAAGTGAGTCTTTTTTGGTGGTTCTATTTGCGTTTTTGGTTGCTTTAGGCATAGTGTTGTTATTCCTAAATGGGTTTAACGAACTTTCCAGAAAGGAAATCAATTTTCCATGGGATAATCCTTTATTTTGGACCTTTTCTCTTCTTTTTGTAGTAGTGACAGCGCTTCTGGCGGGAAGCTACCCTGCCTTGTATCTTTCATCATTCCGTCCTGTGGATGTATTGAAAGGCACACATCAAACTGGTAAATATTCAGGTTTGCCGAGAAAAATCTTGGTGGTTGTCCAGTTTACCGTATCCGTTGCTTTCATAATAGGAACGGTAATCGTAATGCAGCAGATCAACCATGCCAAGAACAGACCTGTAGGGTATGACAAAGAGGGGCTGATACAAATACCCACTTTTGCACAAGATTTTGTTGGGAAGACCGATTTAATGCGCACTGAGTTTATTAATTCAGGTGCGGTTGTGGAAATGGCAACATCCAGTAGTCCTACCACGCAAATATGGTCTAATAGAAGTGGTTTTACCTGGGAAGGCAAACCCGATGGATTTCAAGAAGATTTGGCCTGGACAGAGGTATCTCCGGAATATGCCAAGACCCTGAATTTAAGAATTGTGGAAGGAAGGGACTTTTCAAGGGAATTTGCTAGCGATTCGTTGGGTGTTTTGATCAACGAGACTGCCAAGCGGTATCTAGGGATGGAAAACCCAGTAGGGAAATTTATTATAGATGATGATGATGAGGATCCAGACCCACCTATGAAAATTATAGGTGTTGTGCAAGATATCATCGCCCAGTCTCCCTATGAGCCAGTGAAACAGGGGCTTTATGTATATGACCGGGAAGACAACTTCAGTTACTATACCTTGCGTTTAAACCCAAAACAGAGTGCAGGCCAAAGCATTGCCGTTGTGGAACGTGTTTTTAAGGAACACTTTCCAGATATTCCATTTGAATATGATTTTGTGGATGAAAATTATGGTGAAAAATTTGCGTCTGAAGAGCGCATTGGAAGTTTAACTGGCATTTTTACGGCCTTGGCCATTCTAATTAGTTGTTTGGGATTATTTGGACTCACCTCCTTTGTTGCAGAACAGCGCACCAAGGAAATTGGCGTAAGAAAAGTATTGGGAGCAACGGTCTTCAATGTGTGGAACATGCTTTCCAAGGATTTTTTAAAGTTGGTGGTCATTTCTTGTTTTATTGCCATTCCAGTTGCTTATTATATTATGAATGGGTGGCTTCAGGCCTATCCCTATCGAATCATTCTAAAATGGTGGATTTTTGGTCTGGCCATTGTTGGTGCATTTGGACTCACGGTCCTTACCGTAAGTTTTCAGGCCATACGTGCTGCAAGACAAAACCCTGTAAAAAGCTTACGAATGGAATAAGTCATCAATCAAAAACAAGGAACTATGTTTAAAAATCAATTGAAAATTGCTGTTAGAAATGCTTTTCGATATAAAAGAAACAGCCTTATCAATATTGCTGGTTTAAGTTTGGGTCTGGCCTCTGTACTTTTGATTACATTGTACATTACTGATGAACTACACTACGATGAATTTATAAAGGACACCGATCGCATTTACCGGGTCAATATTGATGCTAAAATGGGGGCAGATGAGTTTTTTGCTGGGTATACCCCGCCGCCGGCTGGTAGGACCTTGGTTGAAAATTACCCCGAGATTGAAGCGTACACAAGACTGTACAGACCAAGCACTGATGTTGTTGAGTATTCAGAAGGAGGTACAAAAAATGTCTTTAATGAAAGTGAAGTTTTTGGAGTTGATCCTAATTTTTTAGAAGTACTTACCTATCCTTTGGAAAAAGGGAACCCAAAGACTTGTTTGACCAACCCCAACAGTATTGTTATTACTCGGGTTATTGCGAAAAAGTATTTCGGCAATACAGATCCTATAGGCAAGACCCTTTATTACGGTTCTGATAGAAAACCACTACAAGTAACGGGCATATTGGCCGATATGAAAAATTTGTCAGCCTCTGTAAAGTTTGATATGCTGATACCCGTTGAAAATTTTGGGAATGTCACCTATTTTGATTGGAGCTGGGTGTGGTTGAACATGGCCACTTATGTGAAGCTAACAGAAAAAGCGGTAACAGATCCCAACACTGTAGTAAACTTAGAAGCACAATTTCCCAATTTGGTGAAAACTCATGCAGCTGGAGCTTTTGAGCGTATTGGGCAGCCTTTTGAAGCCTTTTTGCAAAAGGGAAATAGATGGGATTTACATCTACAGTCATTACCCAATATTCATTTACATTCCGAAGGAATAGAATCTGTGATTACAGAACAGAACAGTATTAAAAACTTATACATCTTTGGGCTTATTGCGCTGTTAATAATCGTTTTGGCCTGTGTTAATTTCATTAATCTGGCAACGGCGCAATCTGTAAAAAGAAGTAAGGAAATAGGCATCAGAAAGGTGTTGGGTTCTTTTAGAATACAGTTGATTCGGCAGTTTTTGACCGAGGCCTTTTTATATACAATTGTAGCAACCCTGCTTTCGTTGGTTTTGGTATGGGCCGCCCTCCCTATTTTCAACGAGGTGTCTGGAAAGACCATTTCATTGGCTTATATTTTTGATAAGGGTATTTGGTTGTTTTTAGTGGGATTGAGCCTGCTCTCCGCCCTGTTGGCAGGTGCCTACCCTGCTTTCTACCTTACCGCTTTTAAACCGGTACAAGTGCTAAAGGGGGCTCAGAATACGGCAAACCCTAAAAATAGTTTTGTTAGAAACGGATTGGTTGTTTTTCAGTTTACAGTTGCCATTACCATGATTATTGCAACGGCCATTATATACCTTCAATTAAGGTACGCCCAAAACAAAGACCTGGGGTACGAAAAGGAAAATATAATTGTACTTCAAAACACAGAAAAATTAGGGGAGCAGGAAGAAACGTTTCGTGATGAGTTGGCCGCTCTTTCGGAAATCAAAAGTGCAAGTATTTCATCAAGTATTCTAACGAAAGGTACTTTTGCTGATTTTTATGTTCCCCAAATCTCCAGTGAAAATGAAGACATTGCTAAAGACATCATTTTAGAATCCTATATGGTGGATGACCAGTTCATATCCACCTTAAATTTTGAATTGGCGGCTGGTAGGGGGTTTGCCAAAAATTTCAACGATTCCCTCTCAGTGGTAATCAATGAGGCTATGGTTAAACAGATGGGTTGGCAAAACCCCATTGGAAAACATATCCGATACACTAGCGGAAGAAATGAAACCTATAGTGTAATTGGAGTAATCAAAGATTTTAATTTACAGTCTTTGCACACGGCCATTAGACCTTTTGCACTCTTTTCAGATCGGTCAAAAAGTTACGATAATGGCATGTCTTTCATAACTCTTAAAATACAAGCGGGAAATCCTAGAAAAATTTTGGAAACCCTTCAAAACAAATGGAACAGCTACCAACCCAATGTCCCGTTTGAATATTCTTTTTTAGACGAAGATTTAAACACGGCATATATTTCTGAAGAGCGACAGGCAACCTTATTTGGGGTATTTGCTTTTTTGGCGATTTTCATTGCCTGTATTGGCTTGCTTGGGCTTATCGCGTTCATGGCCCAGCAAAAAGCAAAAGAAATAGGCATTCGAAAAGTCTTAGGGGCAAATATTTTGGAAATTCTGCAATTGTTAGCGATTGACTTTGTAAAATTAATTGTGATTGCCTTGTTGATTGCCTCACCTTTTGCCGTTTACTTTATGAACAACTGGCTGCAAGATTTTGCCTATAGAATTTCTATACCATGGTGGGTATTTGCAGGGGCAGGGTTGGCATCACTCATTATTGCATTAACAACAGTGAGCTATCAGGCCATACGTGCTGCAAGACAAAACCCTGTAAAAAGTCTACGGATGGAATAAGAACATGTTATGTTAAAAAACCACCTTAAAATAGCATTTAGGAACATCTGGAAAAACAAATTTTTTTCAGCTATACATATCATTGGTCTTTCCATTGGTTTAAGTGCCGCCTTTGTCATCGGAGTTATAATTTATTACGATATGACATTTGACACCTTCCATCCTGATGCTGACCGTATTTACCGCGTCACTACGGATTTTACTACCCCAGTGGGCAACTTCCATAACAGAGGTGTAGCGGTACCCTTGGCAGAGGCCCTTGACCAAGATGTGCCGGGAATAGAATTGGTGACCTCATTTTTTAATACCCGATTTCAAAAAGTTGAAAATAAAGCTACCGGTCGTATCTTCAAAAGTCCAGATGATATGATATACGCTCAGGGGAACTATTTTGATTTGATTCATTATGATTGGTTGGTTGGCACTCCTAACGGAGTACTTTCCAGTCCAAATGAAGTGGTATTGACTGAGACCAGGGCTGCACAATATTTTCCTAATACACCTTTGAAAAAAGTATTGGGAAGTGTTTTAACCTATAACGATTCCATTCCCGTAGAAGTGGTTGGCGTTGTTTCAGATTTTCAAAAACGGACCGATTTTGTCTTTAAGGAATTCTTATCCTTTAAAACGGCAATCAGTGCAGGTGAAAAGGAAAAAGTCTTTAATAAAAAATGGAACAGCACTAATTCTGGCACCCAAATATTTATAAAATTAGAAGACCATCAAAGTTTGGGCATTATCCAAAATCGGTTAGACGCGATAGCCAAAGCAAATGAAGATGAACAGATAAGGAACACTGGACAAGAGCGGAGCTTTAACCTACAACCGTTGAGTGATCTTCATTTTAACCCTAACTATGGGATATTTAACAATGTAGGGCATCTGGGAAACAAGAACATATTGATAGGTCTTTCCCTAGCAGCACTGTTTTTATTGCTTTTGGCCTGCATCAATTTTATCAACTTAAATACCGCACAGGCCACCAAACGTTCCATGGAAATAGGGATACGTAAGACTTTGGGAAGCTCCAGAAAACAACTAGTGTTGCAGTTTATGGGCGAGACTTTTTTGTTGACATCGGCCGCTGCACTAGTCTCCTTGGCACTATCACCTTGGTTGTTGCACATGTTTGTCGACTTTATTCCCAAAGGTGTTGATTATACCCTTTTCTATCAACCTCAGGTTCTATTATCTATAGCCGGATTATTGGTGTTGGTAAGCCTTTTATCGGGTTTTTACCCCGCCCTTTTTCAATCCCGTTTTCAACCCATATCGGTACTCAAGAACCGTTTGGTTTCAGGAGAGTCTAAATGGCCATTGCGAAAATACCTGACCATTTTTCAATTTATTATCGCCCAGATTTTTATTGTAGCGACTTTGTTTGTAGGGAAACAGCTTAATTATGTGATGAAACGGGATATGGGTTTTAAGACTGAGGCAAACGTTTATATTAGAGGCTTGCAAGTTGATGATTTTGGTAAACGAAATGTCTTCGCGGAGAAATTACGTTCTTTTCCCCAAATATCGGAAGTAAGTATGGGTGGACCACCGCCGGCATCTTCCAATATGTTTGCTTCAACCTTTACCTTTATCAAAGATGAGAGTAAAATCCACACAGATGTGGAACTGCTCTTTGGAGACCTCAATTATCGAAAGCTATACGATATCAATTTACTGGCGGGAAGAGCACGGCTCAATGACACTATTGGCGAGTATGTAATCAACCAAACCTATGCCAGATTACTGGGTTTTGAAAATCCTAATGATGCTATTGGCCATATGCTAAAAGTCAATGACAAAAGCAATCCCATCGTTGGCGTCATGGAGGATTTTAACCAGCGTTCCCTGCGTAGTGCCATTAAGCCCATGGCCTTGGTAGGTGATAGGGATAGAAAAGAATATTCACAATTCAATATTATTCATTTTTCCTTACAGGATACTGCCTCCGAGAAATGGTCCAATGTTATTGCCGATATAGAAGAAACCTGGAAGTCTCTTTATCCACAAGCTAATTTTGACCTTCATTTTATGGACGATACCATAAAACGTTTTTATGAACAGGAGCGTAAAACCACAGTTCTTTTAAATTGGGCCACAGGCCTGGCCATACTTATAAGCTGCTTAGGACTTCTGGGATTGGTTATTCATACCACAGAACGGCGCACAAAGGAAATTGGGGTACGAAAAGTTTTAGGAGCTTCCTTAGGGCAATTAAACCTATTGCTCTGCAAAGAATTCTTGATTTTGGTAGCCATTGCATTTGTAATTGCTGCACCCATTGCTTGGTGGGGTGTTAGTAATTGGCTACAAGGCTTCGCATACAAGACCCAGCTCAATTGGTGGGTTTTTGTTTTGAGCGTTACAGCCATGCTTCTTATTGCCTTGGCTATTATTAGTATACGAACAATAGCTGCTGCGAATGCCAACCCCATAAAAAGTCTACGGATGGAATAAATCATCAATCAAAAACAAGGAACTATGTTTAAAAATCAATTGAAAATTGCTTGGAGAAGCATTAAAAAACAGCCTTTTTTAAATGCCCTTAATACGTTTGGTTTGGCTATTGGTATAGCAGGGACACTTTTGATCTGCCTCTATATTTATGATGAGTTAAGCTATGATAAGATGTTTGCCGATGCTGAAAGAATTCATAGAATCAATGTGGATATGAAGTTTGGGGGGCCGGACAGACAAGTATCTCAAGTTTCGGGACCCATGGCGGAAGCGGTGTTGAATGATATTCCCCAAGTTGAAAGTGCCGTAAGGTTTAGGCCCTGGGGAACATCCTCTTTAAACAAAACAACCGAAACAAATTTGGTTTTGGAAGACAGAACAGCCTTTGCGGATAGCACACTGATAACCGTGTTTGGTTTGAATATGATCTATGGAAATCCAAACAAAGCACTTACGGAACCAAATACATTGATTCTTACCAAAACGGCTGCCGAGAAACACTTTCCTATAATAAATGCCATTGGGCAAAAATTGATTCTGAATGAAGGAAACACCTACACCATAACTGGAATCATTGAAGATCTGCCCAACAACTCTTTTTTGGCAGATTATTCAGTGTTTATGTCAATGGCGAGCCATGTAGACAACTATATTAACTGGGGAAGCCATAATTACAATACCTTCATAAAATTAAAGCAAAACACAACGGCTAGCGATATTGCCGAACCTTTGGCAGGCATGATGGAACGTTATTTAATGCCCTATGCCCAACAGTTTTTTCCTGGAATTACCAAGGAGCAGTTTGAAGCTTCCGGCAATTATGTCAACTATTCCACGATTCCATTGACGGATATGCATTTGTATTCCCACAGAGAGCAGGATATGGGGGTAAACGGAGATATCAACAATATTTATATCCTGGGGTGCATCGCACTTTTCCTGATTCTACTGGCCAGTATCAACTACATGAACCTGTCTACAGCATATTCATTAAAAAGGGCTAAAGAGGTAGGCATTCGAAAGACATTGGGGTCGAACAAAAATTCGTTGGTAAAACAGTTTTTGACCGAATCGGGCTTGATCACTTTTGGGGCCATGCTCATCGCAATAGTATTGGCCATAATTGCTTTGCCCTTCTTCAATCAGTTGGGCGATAAATCAATCAGTGTCCCACTTTCCAAT contains:
- a CDS encoding ABC transporter permease, which gives rise to MLKNHLKIAFRNIWKNKFFSAIHIIGLSIGLSAAFVIGVIIYYDMTFDTFHPDADRIYRVTTDFTTPVGNFHNRGVAVPLAEALDQDVPGIELVTSFFNTRFQKVENKATGRIFKSPDDMIYAQGNYFDLIHYDWLVGTPNGVLSSPNEVVLTETRAAQYFPNTPLKKVLGSVLTYNDSIPVEVVGVVSDFQKRTDFVFKEFLSFKTAISAGEKEKVFNKKWNSTNSGTQIFIKLEDHQSLGIIQNRLDAIAKANEDEQIRNTGQERSFNLQPLSDLHFNPNYGIFNNVGHLGNKNILIGLSLAALFLLLLACINFINLNTAQATKRSMEIGIRKTLGSSRKQLVLQFMGETFLLTSAAALVSLALSPWLLHMFVDFIPKGVDYTLFYQPQVLLSIAGLLVLVSLLSGFYPALFQSRFQPISVLKNRLVSGESKWPLRKYLTIFQFIIAQIFIVATLFVGKQLNYVMKRDMGFKTEANVYIRGLQVDDFGKRNVFAEKLRSFPQISEVSMGGPPPASSNMFASTFTFIKDESKIHTDVELLFGDLNYRKLYDINLLAGRARLNDTIGEYVINQTYARLLGFENPNDAIGHMLKVNDKSNPIVGVMEDFNQRSLRSAIKPMALVGDRDRKEYSQFNIIHFSLQDTASEKWSNVIADIEETWKSLYPQANFDLHFMDDTIKRFYEQERKTTVLLNWATGLAILISCLGLLGLVIHTTERRTKEIGVRKVLGASLGQLNLLLCKEFLILVAIAFVIAAPIAWWGVSNWLQGFAYKTQLNWWVFVLSVTAMLLIALAIISIRTIAAANANPIKSLRME
- a CDS encoding ABC transporter permease produces the protein MLTNYFKIAWRNLTKNKGYTTINIGGLALGMAVTTIIGLWVEDELSYNDHFEQKDKVAQVWQSQTFNGNVGTGTAIPLPLAPALKESYGDYFEELMMASWTFDAYLKYGEKSISRPGNRMQPNAPKMLELQILKGEKDGLREINSIMLSLSTADALFGEEDPIGKVVKLSNEYDMMVTGVYKDIPVNNSFHNTDYIVPWDHYVANAEWIKNSLDNWGNNSFQLFVKISDNVTFEQVTKAIIDIKKNADEEIAQYDPKIFLLSMEDWYLRSRFEDGIQKGGRITYVWLFSIIGIFVLLLACINFMNLSTARSEKRSKEVGIRKSIGSQRGHLINQFLSESFLVVLFAFLVALGIVLLFLNGFNELSRKEINFPWDNPLFWTFSLLFVVVTALLAGSYPALYLSSFRPVDVLKGTHQTGKYSGLPRKILVVVQFTVSVAFIIGTVIVMQQINHAKNRPVGYDKEGLIQIPTFAQDFVGKTDLMRTEFINSGAVVEMATSSSPTTQIWSNRSGFTWEGKPDGFQEDLAWTEVSPEYAKTLNLRIVEGRDFSREFASDSLGVLINETAKRYLGMENPVGKFIIDDDDEDPDPPMKIIGVVQDIIAQSPYEPVKQGLYVYDREDNFSYYTLRLNPKQSAGQSIAVVERVFKEHFPDIPFEYDFVDENYGEKFASEERIGSLTGIFTALAILISCLGLFGLTSFVAEQRTKEIGVRKVLGATVFNVWNMLSKDFLKLVVISCFIAIPVAYYIMNGWLQAYPYRIILKWWIFGLAIVGAFGLTVLTVSFQAIRAARQNPVKSLRME
- a CDS encoding ABC transporter permease — protein: MFKNQLKIAVRNAFRYKRNSLINIAGLSLGLASVLLITLYITDELHYDEFIKDTDRIYRVNIDAKMGADEFFAGYTPPPAGRTLVENYPEIEAYTRLYRPSTDVVEYSEGGTKNVFNESEVFGVDPNFLEVLTYPLEKGNPKTCLTNPNSIVITRVIAKKYFGNTDPIGKTLYYGSDRKPLQVTGILADMKNLSASVKFDMLIPVENFGNVTYFDWSWVWLNMATYVKLTEKAVTDPNTVVNLEAQFPNLVKTHAAGAFERIGQPFEAFLQKGNRWDLHLQSLPNIHLHSEGIESVITEQNSIKNLYIFGLIALLIIVLACVNFINLATAQSVKRSKEIGIRKVLGSFRIQLIRQFLTEAFLYTIVATLLSLVLVWAALPIFNEVSGKTISLAYIFDKGIWLFLVGLSLLSALLAGAYPAFYLTAFKPVQVLKGAQNTANPKNSFVRNGLVVFQFTVAITMIIATAIIYLQLRYAQNKDLGYEKENIIVLQNTEKLGEQEETFRDELAALSEIKSASISSSILTKGTFADFYVPQISSENEDIAKDIILESYMVDDQFISTLNFELAAGRGFAKNFNDSLSVVINEAMVKQMGWQNPIGKHIRYTSGRNETYSVIGVIKDFNLQSLHTAIRPFALFSDRSKSYDNGMSFITLKIQAGNPRKILETLQNKWNSYQPNVPFEYSFLDEDLNTAYISEERQATLFGVFAFLAIFIACIGLLGLIAFMAQQKAKEIGIRKVLGANILEILQLLAIDFVKLIVIALLIASPFAVYFMNNWLQDFAYRISIPWWVFAGAGLASLIIALTTVSYQAIRAARQNPVKSLRME